The genomic interval TCTTTGACTGCCAAATGAGACAGATTCGGCCAGTGCATTCGATCTGTCATCCCGCTCCCTGGACACTTTACATCCAGAATGACATGCACGCGCGGATCGACCGGCGCAATATCCACGGCGCCGCTGGTTTCAAGGAGGACCCTGTAGCCTGCATCACAGAGTCTGGCCATGAACGGGAAGCACTCAGGCTGCACAAGCGGTTCCCCTCCTGTGACCTCCACGAGAGGGCACCCATAGTCCCGCACCTGTGCCAGGACCTCATCGATCGAGCGTTCTTCCCCTCCGTAGAAGGCAAAGTCTGTATCGCACCAGGTGCAGCGGAGCGGGCAGCCGGTCAGTCGTACAAACACACAAGGCTGTCCTGCGTAACTCGACTCACCT from Nitrospirota bacterium carries:
- the queE gene encoding 7-carboxy-7-deazaguanine synthase QueE; translated protein: MRITEIFHSIQGESSYAGQPCVFVRLTGCPLRCTWCDTDFAFYGGEERSIDEVLAQVRDYGCPLVEVTGGEPLVQPECFPFMARLCDAGYRVLLETSGAVDIAPVDPRVHVILDVKCPGSGMTDRMHWPNLSHLAVKDEAKFVLADRADYNWAREIIVQYDLATRSRVLFSPVFSKLDVRELAEWILADKLPVRFQIQLHKYIWAPDMRGV